In one Fusarium keratoplasticum isolate Fu6.1 chromosome 5, whole genome shotgun sequence genomic region, the following are encoded:
- a CDS encoding NmrA domain-containing protein, with translation MSKILAVFGATGQQGGSVINYVLNDQELSQKYKVRAITRDVNSAKAKELDERVEVVQGDAFDLASLETALAGVHTVFAMTTPAFGPDAFDVEYNSAKRIADVAVEKGVQYIIFSTLPSVTEISGGKYTKIVPFDAKAKAEQYIRSLPVKSAFYRPGSFMENFHSQPFWAPRQAPDGTWVVSTHMSPQTRLPLIDAVGDSGKFVGAVLAEPEKFQGKTLSAATRLYSLEELAATMSQVTGQKVVYEQITPEEFAKQVPIMTEIFVEAFQYYEEFGYFGPDSESLVAWAAENARGKLSTLEEFLEAHPPQLS, from the coding sequence ATGTCCAAGATCCTTGCAGTGTTTGGCGCTACTGGCCAGCAGGGCGGCTCAGTCATCAACTACGTGCTCAACGACCAAGAACTCTCCCAAAAATACAAAGTCCGTGCCATCACCCGAGATGTCAActcggccaaggccaaggagctcgatGAGAGGGTCGAGGTCGTCCAGGGCGATGCTTTTGACCTAGCGTCGCTTGAGACCGCCTTGGCGGGTGTGCACACCGTCTTTGCCATGACCACGCCGGCTTTCGGGCCTGACGCCTTCGACGTCGAATACAACAGTGCCAAAAGAATTGCCGACGTTGCAGTTGAAAAGGGCGTCCAATATATCATCTTCAGCACTCTTCCATCCGTCACAGAGATCTCTGGCGGCAAATACACCAAGATCGTACCCTTTGACGCCAAGGCGAAAGCGGAGCAGTACATTCGCAGTCTTCCCGTAAAGAGCGCCTTTTATCGCCCAGGATCATTTATGGAGAACTTTCATTCTCAGCCCTTCTGGGCCCCCCGGCAAGCTCCCGATGGGACCTGGGTGGTTTCCACCCACATGTCCCCCCAGACTAGACTCCCTTTGATCGACGCCGTCGGAGACTCGGGCAAATTCGTGGGAGCCGTCTTGGCTGAGCCGGAAAAGTTCCAAGGCAAGACGCTGTCGGCCGCCACGAGACTGTACagccttgaggagcttgccgCGACCATGTCTCAGGTGACAGGTCAAAAGGTCGTATACGAGCAGATTACACCGGAAGAATTCGCAAAGCAAGTTCCCATCATGACTGAGATCTTTGTCGAGGCATTCCAGTACTACGAAGAATTTGGCTACTTTGGTCCCGATTCCGAGAGCCTGGTCGCGTGGGCTGCTGAGAACGCCCGGGGCAAGCTCTCCACACTTGAAGAGTTTCTCGAggctcatcctcctcagctgTCATAA
- a CDS encoding CFEM domain-containing protein, translating into MKTFTFLSLASVAAAQFPLCAVDCFTNVITEHPPLECTLPDMYYCFCDMPSMQNYFIQCARSDCPDEATANNAIAFGVDLCLELGYTITVPPLTQPTSPATTTSQDPEVTTTTEPEVTPTETDAETSAETSVDAETSSAETTAEETSGAETTGAESTSAEETTGAETTGTEETSGAEETSASETEGETSAVETTGPEPTEMTTSTFYATETYTITSCPPEVTKCPVGSVTTETIAISTTVCPVTQKFTTSTVYATEVHTVTQCPPEVTKCPVGSVTTKTVAVSTTICPVTEGEEKPTTKPVQPTGPWTCHGCNSTAIAVVTKHTTQNPEQPQPTKPTGNGESHETEVHVPSQVPAQPSGAAPSQGEAEPEEPAPTVVSVNMGNSASVSSFLAAAGIAVAVFRLL; encoded by the exons ATGAAGACCTTCACCTTCCTGTCCCTGGCCTCTGTGGCCGCTGCCCAGTTCCCCCTCTGCGCG GTCGACTGCTTCACCAACGTCATCACTGAGCATCCTCCTCTGGAGTGCACTCTTCCCGACATGTACTACTGCTTCTGTGACATGCCCAGCATGCAGAACTACTTCATCCAGTGCGCTCGCTCTGACTGCCCTGACGAGGCGACTGCCAACAACGCCATCGCCTTTGGTGTCGACCTCTGCCTTG AGCTCGGCTACACCATCACCGTCCCCCCTCTGACCCAGCCTACC AGCcccgccaccaccaccagccaggACCCTGAGGTCACCACTACCACTGAGCCTGAGGTGACTCCTACTGAGACCGATGCCGAGACCTCTGCTGAGACCTccgtcgacgccgagacCTCCTCTGCTGAGACTACTGCCGAGGAGACTTCCGGTGCCGAGACCACCGGTGCCGAGTCCACCAGCGCTGAGGAGACCACTGGCGCTGAGACCACTGGTACTGAGGAGACTTCCGGTGCTGAGGAGACCTCCGCTTCCGAGACCGAGGGCGAGACCTCTGCCGTCGAGACCACCGGCCCCGAGCCCACTGAGATGACCACCAGCACCTTCTATGCCACCGAGACCTACACTATCACCAGCTGCCCCCCTGAGGTGACCAAGTGCCCCGTCGGCAGCGTCACCACCGAGACCATCGCTATTTCCACCACTGTCTGCCCCGTCACCCAGAAGttcaccaccagcaccgTCTATGCCACCGAGGTCCACACCGTCACCCAGTGCCCTCCCGAGGTGACCAAGTGCCCCGTCGGCAGTGTCACCACTAAGACCGTTGCCGTCTCCACCACCATCTGCCCCGtcaccgagggcgaggagaagcccacCACCAAGCCCGTCCAGCCCACCGGCCCCTGGACCTGCCACGGCTGCAACTCGaccgccatcgccgtcgtcaCCAAGCACACCACCCAGAACCCtgagcagcctcagcccaCCAAGCCCACTGGAAACGGCGAGTCCCACGAGACCGAGGTCCACGTTCCCTCCCAGGTTCCCGCTCAGCCCTCTGGCGCTGCCCCCAGCCAGGGTGAGGCCGAGCCCGAGGAGCCCGCGCCCACTGTCGTCTCTGTCAACATG GGCAACTCTGCTTCTGTTTCCAGCTTCCTTGCCGCTGCCGGCATTGCTGTCGCtgtcttccgcctcctttAA